The proteins below come from a single Oryzias latipes chromosome 14, ASM223467v1 genomic window:
- the LOC101160339 gene encoding olfactory receptor 52N2 produces the protein MENITFNSFYLQLEGLKVTETSKYYIFLIFFFSYIFIMVTNVGILVLIIIDRNLHQPMYLLFCNLPINDVMGNSIMIPRLLSVILKPPSERLISYYECVLQAFTAHMFGTTSNTVLMIMAFDRYVAICNPLRYTNIMTNRMVLKLTVFAWGSAFVLVAILLGLTIRLSRCRTLIENPFCDNASLFKLSCESVVINNIYGLTFTVVLFSSSIGSTVLTYTSISVVCLTSKNKSLNRKALKTCSTHLFVYMVMISCGLLNIVLHRFPEYSDQRKLIVILFHIIPGSLNPIIYGLQSKEVQQDSARFCSELK, from the exons ATGGAAAACATCACCTTCAACAGCTTTTACCTCCAGCTGGAGGGCCTCAAGGTCACTGAGACCTCGAAGTATTacatttttctcatctttttcttctcctaCATTTTTATTATGGTGACCAATGTGGGCATTTTAGTGTTGATAATCATAGACAGAAACCTCCATCAGCCCATGTACCTGCTGTTCTGCAACCTGCCAATCAACGATGTGATGGGAAACTCTATAATGATTCCCCGTCTGCTGTCGGTCATCCTGAAGCCCCCCTCTGAGCGCCTCATCAGTTACTACGAGTGTGTGCTTCAGGCTTTCACCGCTCACATGTTTGGTACCACCTCCAACACTGTGCTCATGATTATGGCCTTCGACAGGTATGTGGCCATCTGTAACCCTCTGCGCTACACCAACATCATGACCAACAGGATGGTGCTAAAGCTGACTGTTTTTGCTTGGGGGTCGGCCTTTGTTTTGGTGGCCATTCTGCTTGGTCTGACAATCCGGCTGAGCCGATGCAGGACTCTGATAGAGAACCCCTTCTGTGACAACGCCTCGCTGTTCAAGCTGTCCTGTGAGAGCGTGGTCATCAACAACATCTACGGCCTCACCTTCACCGTGGTCCTGTTCTCGTCTTCCATCGGAAGCACGGTCCTCACCTACACCAGCATCAGCGTGGTCTGTCTGACCAGCAAGAACAAGTCTTTGAACAGAAAAGCCCTGAAGACCTGCAGCACTCACCTTTTCGTTTATATGGTCATGATTTCCTGTGGTCTTCTCAATATAGTGCTACATCGTTTCCCTGAGTACTCGGACCAGAGAAAGCTTATTGTCATCTTGTTCCACATTATTCCAGGGAGCCTCAACCCAATCATCTATGGACTTCAGTCAAAGGAGGTCCAGC AGGATTCTGCACGTTTCTGCTCTGAGCTGAAATGA
- the LOC101160093 gene encoding olfactory receptor 52N2, with product MENYTLNSYYLQLESLNVSEASKYPVFFLFLFIYLLIMLTNVGILVLIIIDRNLHQPMYLLFCNLSVSDVIGNTYMIPRLLSDILKPPSERLISYYECVLQAFTSHMFGTTSHTVLMIMAFDRYVAICYPLRYANIMTNRMVLKLTVFAWGVAFVLVSILLGLTIRLNRCRTLISNSYCDNASLFKLSCESVVINNIYGLTFTVVLLTSSIGCMVLTYTSISVVCLTSKNKSLNSKALKTCSTHLVAYFLMFACGMINILLHRFPEYSYYRSITAFMFHILPGTLDPIIYGVQSKEIRHFLSKLLMSKKVVSRFR from the coding sequence ATGGAAAACTACACATTGAACAGCTATTACCTGCAGCTCGAGAGCCTGAATGTCTCAGAGGCATCCAAGTATCcagtctttttcctttttctatttaTATACCTGCTCATCATGCTTACCAATGTTGGCATTTTAGTGTTGATAATCATAGACAGAAACCTCCATCAGCCCATGTACCTGCTGTTTTGCAACCTGTCGGTCAGCGATGTGATTGGTAACACATACATGATTCCCCGTCTGCTGTCAGACATCCTGAAGCCCCCTTCTGAGCGCCTCATCAGTTACTACGAGTGTGTGCTTCAGGCTTTCACCTCTCACATGTTTGGTACCACCTCCCACACTGTGCTCATGATTATGGCCTTTGACAGGTATGTGGCCATCTGTTACCCTCTGCGATATGCCAACATCATGACCAACAGGATGGTGCTGAAGCTGACTGTTTTTGCCTGGGGGGTGGCCTTTGTTTTGGTGAGCATTCTGCTCGGTCTGACAATCCGGTTGAACCGATGCAGGACTCTGATCTCAAACTCATACTGTGACAACGCCTCACTGTTTAAACTGTCCTGTGAGAGTGTGGTCATCAACAACATCTACGGCCTCACCTTCACCGTGGTCCTCCTTACCTCTTCCATCGGATGCATGGTCCTCACCTACACCAGCATCAGCGTGGTCTGTCTGACCAGCAAGAACAAGTCTTTGAACAGCAAAGCCCTGAAGACCTGCAGCACTCACTTAGTGGCGTATTTCCTTATGTTTGCCTGTGGAATGATCAACATTTTGTTGCATCGCTTCCCTGAGTACAGTTATTACAGGAGCATCACTGCTTTCATGTTTCATATCCTCCCTGGCACTCTCGACCCCATCATTTACGGGGTACAGTCCAAAGAAATCCGacattttttgtcaaagttGTTAATGTCCAAAAAGGTTGTGTCCCGTTTCAGGTAA